A window from Citrus sinensis cultivar Valencia sweet orange chromosome 3, DVS_A1.0, whole genome shotgun sequence encodes these proteins:
- the LOC102626894 gene encoding uncharacterized protein LOC102626894, whose translation MYPLEMLCILGLLSGVLLREGQALPGLGSLTISGAQHMDLVHLEDIVTGSCVSGQCVENLHNNMEIDESMLRQKHCEPINNLPTITICDRKCCSFVNRELPFIKICPERGRYRVGPFLMPRPFGIEEESLINFCMDDDLKKGEMLFQTNFYGITRNDIMSLSPRSIINMKVQSSNYY comes from the exons ATGTACCCCCTTGAAATGCTTTGTATACTTG GACTGCTCAGTGGGGTTCTGTTAAGAGAAGGTCAGGCTCTACCAG GGCTAGGATCCTTGACAATCTCAGGAGCACAACATATGGATTTAGTCCATTTGGAAGATATTGTAACCGGGTCATGCGTGTCTGGACAATGTGTTGAAAACTTGCACAATAACATGGAGATTGAT GAGTCGATGCTACGGCAGAAGCATTGTGAACCAATTAACAATTTGCCAACCATTACTATTTGTGACCGAAAGTGTTGTTCTTTTGTCAATCGAGAGTTgccatttattaaaatatgtccTGAAAGAGGACGTTATCGGGTTGGACCATTTCTTATGCCTAGGCCTTTTGGTATTGAAGAGGAAAGTTTGATTAACTTCTGCATGGATGATGATCTAAAAAAAGG GGAGATGCTTTTCCAAACTAACTTCTATGGGATTACTAGGAATGATATCATGTCACTGTCTCCTAGAAGTATAATCAATATGAAGGTACAATCATCCAACTACTATTAA